A window of Streptomyces caniferus contains these coding sequences:
- a CDS encoding zinc-dependent metalloprotease, giving the protein MSDTPFGFGLPPEEPEDGDNGKKKGGQGGSQGPADPFGFGGGSGGADNPFAALFGGMGGPGGEMNPGDLGAAFQKLGQMLSYEGGPVNWDMAKDIARQTVAQGAEDGSKDASLSPGERSAVEEAVRLADLWLDGVTSLPSGSGSVVAWSRAEWVEETLPVWKDLVNPLAERVGSAMGDVLPGEMQAMAGPLLGMMRSMGGAMFGTQIGQALGVLAGEVVGSTDIGLPLGPAGKAALLPGNIATFGEGLGVPEEEVRLYLALREAAHQRLFAHVPWLRSHLFGAVEGYARGIKVDTTKLEDVVGQIDPQHPEELQNALQQGMFQPEDTPEQKAALARLETALALVEGWVDAVVHAAAKPHLPSADKLRETLRRRRASGGPAEQTFSTLIGLQLRPRRLRDASRLWASLTDARGLEGRDGLWEHPDMLPTAADLDDPDGFVHHEQPDFSELDKMLGEAASGNKPDLEKPARESEGPDGTPGEGKDDGDK; this is encoded by the coding sequence GTGAGTGACACCCCATTTGGATTCGGCCTTCCGCCGGAGGAGCCGGAGGACGGCGACAACGGCAAGAAGAAGGGCGGCCAGGGAGGTAGCCAGGGCCCCGCGGACCCCTTCGGGTTCGGCGGCGGGAGCGGCGGCGCGGACAACCCGTTCGCGGCGCTCTTCGGCGGCATGGGCGGCCCCGGCGGCGAAATGAACCCTGGTGACCTGGGAGCCGCGTTCCAGAAGCTCGGGCAGATGCTCTCCTACGAGGGCGGCCCGGTGAACTGGGACATGGCCAAGGACATCGCGCGGCAGACCGTGGCGCAGGGCGCCGAGGACGGCAGCAAGGACGCGAGTCTGTCGCCGGGCGAGCGCAGCGCGGTCGAGGAGGCCGTACGCCTCGCCGACCTGTGGCTGGACGGTGTGACGTCGCTGCCGTCGGGCTCCGGCTCGGTGGTGGCCTGGAGCCGCGCCGAGTGGGTCGAGGAGACCCTCCCGGTGTGGAAGGACCTGGTCAATCCGCTCGCCGAGCGCGTCGGCTCGGCCATGGGCGACGTACTGCCCGGGGAGATGCAGGCCATGGCGGGCCCGCTGCTCGGGATGATGCGCTCCATGGGCGGCGCGATGTTCGGCACCCAGATCGGCCAGGCGCTCGGCGTGCTGGCCGGCGAGGTCGTCGGTTCGACGGACATCGGCCTTCCGCTGGGGCCGGCCGGCAAGGCGGCGCTGCTGCCCGGGAACATCGCGACGTTCGGCGAGGGCCTGGGCGTGCCGGAGGAGGAAGTGCGGCTGTATCTGGCCCTGCGCGAGGCCGCCCACCAGCGGCTCTTCGCGCATGTGCCGTGGCTGCGCTCGCATCTGTTCGGTGCCGTCGAGGGCTATGCGCGCGGCATCAAGGTCGACACGACCAAGCTGGAGGACGTGGTCGGCCAGATCGACCCGCAGCACCCCGAGGAGCTGCAGAACGCCCTTCAGCAGGGCATGTTCCAGCCCGAGGACACCCCGGAGCAGAAGGCGGCGCTGGCCCGGCTGGAGACCGCGCTGGCCCTCGTCGAGGGCTGGGTGGACGCGGTGGTGCACGCCGCCGCCAAGCCGCATCTGCCGTCGGCGGACAAGCTCCGTGAGACGCTGCGGCGGCGCCGGGCCAGCGGGGGCCCCGCCGAGCAGACGTTCTCGACGCTGATCGGTCTGCAGCTGCGGCCGCGGCGGCTGCGGGACGCCTCGCGGCTGTGGGCGTCACTGACCGACGCGCGCGGTCTGGAGGGCCGCGACGGCCTGTGGGAGCACCCGGACATGCTGCCGACGGCGGCCGACCTGGACGACCCGGACGGCTTCGTGCACCACGAGCAGCCGGACTTCTCCGAGCTCGACAAGATGCTCGGCGAGGCCGCGAGCGGCAACAAGCCGGACCTGGAGAAGCCCGCCCGGGAGAGCGAGGGCCCGGACGGGACCCCCGGCGAGGGCAAGGACGACGGCGACAAGTGA